Proteins found in one Polyodon spathula isolate WHYD16114869_AA chromosome 42, ASM1765450v1, whole genome shotgun sequence genomic segment:
- the LOC121305264 gene encoding uncharacterized protein C14orf93 homolog isoform X3, with product MSFSATILFTPPPANGGVATAASSSGSVTALETERTATAMPITVSGRGLALSSTEELLHLIYQKVDQACSSADSALALARQNHQILSELRGSVAALSRGQGSPDNTLLAGTAEQGEEEELRLKQEVRSPPPDRRMPSPRRSGQGFPGRGRAAGSTEQQQMATEEFQLDRLLIAPSQCSVYPEAPPQTSHASPQVTFQHCGLSSHPNAILHSNKTSSQTSVHNHALLVSNGGAVQSPNLNGTAGKITLPSMDRSLLIGTSVPKVNPNSNLLVHANRSAGQGPHASHRVMKTGLRNVGLSAEAQFRGRPGGALGGLEEVPKNPPHPSYVLDGRWRLVGRGASPQSGHTNAAGAVGSTGSARKSPSCSAVLGGTGTPSAASVVGRGAAQRPVPGLGGLGASQHSAGRKRRKRDVVLSKWVHDIHNHDSNTKRFNGSESLHSSWNMSVVKYLVEKLRAALHGSPQRYSDKELKGPCVAYFLTKRREYRNALNPYQSLKEREEKKLRSRRYRLFAYRSSIVSQFPLSDQRLWEEEGVTEELMSDEEDSQSEPGVWVARSPRFRSPRLSELILRINSSSKPGLKQRRKYGPESDRLPSREGLTGRGGDEGEGESYSDRLPSREGLTGRGGGEGESFSDRLTLTGGGDQGPGIIIIGENGQYCEKTEVKREGED from the exons ATGTCTTTCAGCGCCACCATTCTGTTTACCCCGCCCCCTGCCAATGGGGGCGTGGCCACAGCAGCCAGTAGCAGTGGGAGTGTCACCGCCTTGGAGACGGAACGCACGGCAACAGCCATGCCCATTACAGTGAGTGGCCGTGGCCTGGCACTGTCCAGCACAGAGGAACTTCTTCATCTCATATATCAAAAG GTGGACCAGGCCTGCTCCAGTGCGGACAGCGCTCTTGCCCTGGCCCGGCAGAACCACCAGATCCTGTCAGAACTGAGAGGGAGCGTGGCCGCCCTGAGCAGAGGACAGGGGTCACCCGACAACACGCTGCTGGCCGGCACAGCCGAgcaaggggaggaggaggagctgaggCTGAAACAGGAAGTGAGGTCTCCGCCGCCAGATAGGAGGATGCCGTCTCCGAGGAGAAGTGGGCAGGGCTTTCCTGGAAGGGGCAGGGCAGCCGGGTCCACTGAGCAGCAA CAGATGGCCACAGAAGAATTTCAGTTGGACAGGTTACTAATTGCCCCCTCGCAGTGCTCAGTGTACCCTGAAGCCCCCCCCCAGACCTCCCACGCCAGCCCCCAGGTCACCTTCCAGCACTGCGGGCTGTCCAGCCACCCCAACGCCATCCTGCACTCCAACAAAACCAGCTCTCAGACCAGCGTACACAACCACGCCCTGCTCGTCAGCAATGGAGGGGCGGTTCAGAGTCCGAATCTCAACGGGACGGCCGGTAAAATCACTCTGCCCAGCATGGACCGCTCCCTGCTAATAGGCACCTCTGTGCCGAAAGTAAACCCCAACTCGAACCTCCTTGTCCACGCAAACCGGAGCGCCGGGCAGGGTCCGCATGCCAGCCACCGCGTGATGAAAACCGGCCTCAGAAACGTTGGCCTTTCTGCAGAGGCCCAGTTCAGGGGCAGGCCAGGGGGGGCTCTGGGGGGTCTGGAAGAAGTCCCCAAAAATCCCCCCCACCCCTCGTACGTCCTGGACGGAAGGTGGCGTCTCGTAGGACGCGGGGCGAGCCCTCAGTCTGGCCACACCAACGCTGCCGGCGCTGTAGGGTCCACGGGCTCCGCCAGGAAGAGTCCCAGTTGTTCTGCTGTACTGGGAGGCACTGGGACCCCCTCTGCTGCGTCGGTGGTTGGGAGGGGGGCAGCCCAGCGGCCGGTGCCCGGACTGGGAGGACTGGGAGCCAGCCAACACTCCGCTGGGAGGAAGAGAAGGAAACGAGATGTGGTGCTTTCT AAATGGGTGCACGACATTCACAACCACGACTCCAACACCAAGAGGTTCAACGGGTCAGAGAG CCTGCATTCCTCATGGAATATGTCAGTGGTGAAGTACCTGGTTGAGAAGCTCAGGGCTGCCCTTCACGGCAGCCCCCAGCGCTACAGTGACAAGGAGCTCAAAG GTCCGTGTGTGGCATATTTCCTGACTAAGAGACGCGAGTATCGCAACGCTCTGAACCCGTACCAGAGCCTGAAGGAGCGCGAGGAGAAGAAACTGAGGAGCCGTCGATACAGG ctctTTGCCTATCGCTCCTCGATTGTCTCTCAGTTCCCTCTGTCCGACCAGAGGCTGTGGGAGGAGGAGGGCGTGACCGAGGAGCTGATGTCAGACGAGGAGGACAGCCAATCGGAGCCTGGCGTGTGGGTGGCCCGCTCCCCAAGGTTCCGCTCGCCCCGCCTCTCAGAACTCATCCTACGAATCAACAGCAGCTCCAAACCGGGCCTGAAGCAGCGACGCAAATACGGACCAGAATCGGACAGGCTGCCCTCCAGGGAGGGGCtgacagggaggggaggggatgagggggagggggagagctaCTCGGATAGGCTGCCCTCCAGGGAGGGGCtaacagggaggggagggggcgaGGGGGAGAGCTTCTCCGACAGGCTGACCCTTACAGGGGGAGGCGACCAGGGTCCTGGGATAATCATTATAGGTGAAAACGGACAGTATTGTGAAAAGACTGAggtgaagagagagggagaggattga
- the LOC121305264 gene encoding uncharacterized protein C14orf93-like isoform X4: MSFSATILFTPPPANGGVATAASSSGSVTALETERTATAMPITVSGRGLALSSTEELLHLIYQKVDQACSSADSALALARQNHQILSELRGSVAALSRGQGSPDNTLLAGTAEQGEEEELRLKQEVRSPPPDRRMPSPRRSGQGFPGRGRAAGSTEQQMATEEFQLDRLLIAPSQCSVYPEAPPQTSHASPQVTFQHCGLSSHPNAILHSNKTSSQTSVHNHALLVSNGGAVQSPNLNGTAGKITLPSMDRSLLIGTSVPKVNPNSNLLVHANRSAGQGPHASHRVMKTGLRNVGLSAEAQFRGRPGGALGGLEEVPKNPPHPSYVLDGRWRLVGRGASPQSGHTNAAGAVGSTGSARKSPSCSAVLGGTGTPSAASVVGRGAAQRPVPGLGGLGASQHSAGRKRRKRDVVLSKWVHDIHNHDSNTKRFNGSESLHSSWNMSVVKYLVEKLRAALHGSPQRYSDKELKGPCVAYFLTKRREYRNALNPYQSLKEREEKKLRSRRYRLFAYRSSIVSQFPLSDQRLWEEEGVTEELMSDEEDSQSEPGVWVARSPRFRSPRLSELILRINSSSKPGLKQRRKYGPESDRLPSREGLTGRGGDEGEGESYSDRLPSREGLTGRGGGEGESFSDRLTLTGGGDQGPGIIIIGENGQYCEKTEVKREGED, translated from the exons ATGTCTTTCAGCGCCACCATTCTGTTTACCCCGCCCCCTGCCAATGGGGGCGTGGCCACAGCAGCCAGTAGCAGTGGGAGTGTCACCGCCTTGGAGACGGAACGCACGGCAACAGCCATGCCCATTACAGTGAGTGGCCGTGGCCTGGCACTGTCCAGCACAGAGGAACTTCTTCATCTCATATATCAAAAG GTGGACCAGGCCTGCTCCAGTGCGGACAGCGCTCTTGCCCTGGCCCGGCAGAACCACCAGATCCTGTCAGAACTGAGAGGGAGCGTGGCCGCCCTGAGCAGAGGACAGGGGTCACCCGACAACACGCTGCTGGCCGGCACAGCCGAgcaaggggaggaggaggagctgaggCTGAAACAGGAAGTGAGGTCTCCGCCGCCAGATAGGAGGATGCCGTCTCCGAGGAGAAGTGGGCAGGGCTTTCCTGGAAGGGGCAGGGCAGCCGGGTCCACTGAGCAGCAA ATGGCCACAGAAGAATTTCAGTTGGACAGGTTACTAATTGCCCCCTCGCAGTGCTCAGTGTACCCTGAAGCCCCCCCCCAGACCTCCCACGCCAGCCCCCAGGTCACCTTCCAGCACTGCGGGCTGTCCAGCCACCCCAACGCCATCCTGCACTCCAACAAAACCAGCTCTCAGACCAGCGTACACAACCACGCCCTGCTCGTCAGCAATGGAGGGGCGGTTCAGAGTCCGAATCTCAACGGGACGGCCGGTAAAATCACTCTGCCCAGCATGGACCGCTCCCTGCTAATAGGCACCTCTGTGCCGAAAGTAAACCCCAACTCGAACCTCCTTGTCCACGCAAACCGGAGCGCCGGGCAGGGTCCGCATGCCAGCCACCGCGTGATGAAAACCGGCCTCAGAAACGTTGGCCTTTCTGCAGAGGCCCAGTTCAGGGGCAGGCCAGGGGGGGCTCTGGGGGGTCTGGAAGAAGTCCCCAAAAATCCCCCCCACCCCTCGTACGTCCTGGACGGAAGGTGGCGTCTCGTAGGACGCGGGGCGAGCCCTCAGTCTGGCCACACCAACGCTGCCGGCGCTGTAGGGTCCACGGGCTCCGCCAGGAAGAGTCCCAGTTGTTCTGCTGTACTGGGAGGCACTGGGACCCCCTCTGCTGCGTCGGTGGTTGGGAGGGGGGCAGCCCAGCGGCCGGTGCCCGGACTGGGAGGACTGGGAGCCAGCCAACACTCCGCTGGGAGGAAGAGAAGGAAACGAGATGTGGTGCTTTCT AAATGGGTGCACGACATTCACAACCACGACTCCAACACCAAGAGGTTCAACGGGTCAGAGAG CCTGCATTCCTCATGGAATATGTCAGTGGTGAAGTACCTGGTTGAGAAGCTCAGGGCTGCCCTTCACGGCAGCCCCCAGCGCTACAGTGACAAGGAGCTCAAAG GTCCGTGTGTGGCATATTTCCTGACTAAGAGACGCGAGTATCGCAACGCTCTGAACCCGTACCAGAGCCTGAAGGAGCGCGAGGAGAAGAAACTGAGGAGCCGTCGATACAGG ctctTTGCCTATCGCTCCTCGATTGTCTCTCAGTTCCCTCTGTCCGACCAGAGGCTGTGGGAGGAGGAGGGCGTGACCGAGGAGCTGATGTCAGACGAGGAGGACAGCCAATCGGAGCCTGGCGTGTGGGTGGCCCGCTCCCCAAGGTTCCGCTCGCCCCGCCTCTCAGAACTCATCCTACGAATCAACAGCAGCTCCAAACCGGGCCTGAAGCAGCGACGCAAATACGGACCAGAATCGGACAGGCTGCCCTCCAGGGAGGGGCtgacagggaggggaggggatgagggggagggggagagctaCTCGGATAGGCTGCCCTCCAGGGAGGGGCtaacagggaggggagggggcgaGGGGGAGAGCTTCTCCGACAGGCTGACCCTTACAGGGGGAGGCGACCAGGGTCCTGGGATAATCATTATAGGTGAAAACGGACAGTATTGTGAAAAGACTGAggtgaagagagagggagaggattga
- the psmb11a gene encoding proteasome subunit beta type-11a, with product MALQDICRQPHTPAFPYSHKWNDPISLALAGGDTNTVLGWGGSAPLPFYTPFSANPSLRAQTPNRAPQSPIPGRAGVTVPFELAHGTTTLSFKFQGGVIAAADTRSSCAGYVECPTAQKVIPIHSHLVGTTSGTSADCMLWKRILSRECRLYQLRSSAPLPVRGAARLLAAALARFKGTELCVAATLCGWDRAGPALHYVYSDGTRLEGQLFSVGSGSPYAYSVLDREYRFDMSVPEAYALARNAVYHATHRDAYSGGCVDLYHVTESGWRKIGRDDLLPVYYQKKGGGVVLGSEGGRCCVVLKGEGWCVGSPLEQGGEPVLTTSHPGGGGWVLTWGCVGSEVGEGVVRGFPPHGGGGGVRGF from the coding sequence atggctttgcAAGACATTTGCCGTCAACCGCACACCCCTGCCTTTCCCTACTCCCACAAATGGAACGACCCGATCTCATTAGCCTTAGCCGGGGGCGATACCAACACCGTCCTGGGGTGGGGGGGATCCGCACCGCTGCCGTTTTACACGCCGTTCAGCGCTAACCCCTCCCTCCGTGCCCAGACCCCGAACCGCGCTCCCCAGAGTCCGATCCCCGGACGGGCCGGCGTGACCGTCCCCTTCGAGCTTGCTCACGGCACCACCACCTTGTCGTTCAAGTTCCAGGGCGGGGTGATAGCCGCGGCCGACACCCGCTCCAGCTGCGCCGGGTACGTGGAGTGCCCCACGGCCCAGAAAGTGATCCCCATCCACAGCCACCTGGTCGGGACCACGTCGGGGACCTCGGCGGACTGCATGCTGTGGAAACGCATCCTATCCCGGGAGTGCCGGCTCTACCAGCTGCGCAGCTCGGCGCCCCTGCCGGTGAGGGGCGCGGCCAGGCTGCTGGCGGCCGCGCTGGCCCGTTTCAAAGGGACCGAGCTGTGCGTGGCGGCCACGCTGTGCGGCTGGGACCGGGCCGGCCCGGCTCTTCACTACGTGTACAGCGACGGGACGCGGCTGGAGGGGCAGCTGTTCTCCGTGGGCTCGGGTTCGCCCTACGCGTACTCGGTTTTGGACCGGGAGTACCGCTTCGACATGAGCGTGCCCGAGGCGTACGCCCTGGCGCGGAACGCCGTGTACCACGCCACGCACCGCGATGCCTACTCCGGGGGGTGCGTGGATCTGTATCACGTGACCGAGAGCGGGTGGAGGAAAATCGGGAGGGACGACCTGCTGCCGGTTTATTACCAGAAGAAGGGGGGAGGGGTGGTGCTGGGTTCTGAAGGGGGGAGATGCTGCGTTGTTCTGAAGGGGGAGGGGTGGTGCGTGGGTTCCCCCCTCGAACAAGGGGGGGAGCCTGTTCTGACCACCTCGCACCCAGGGGGTGGTGGGTGGGTTCTGACTTGGGGGTGCGTTGGTTCTGaagtgggggagggggtggtgcGTGGGTTCCCACCCcacggggggggtgggggtgtgcgTGGGTTCTGA
- the nedd8l gene encoding NEDD8 ubiquitin like modifier, like translates to MLIKVKTLTGKEIEIDIEPTDKVERIKERVEEKEGIPPQQQRLIYSGKQMNDEKTAADYKIQGGSVLHLVLALRGGLEGR, encoded by the exons ATGCTGATTAAAGTCAAG accttGACTGGAAAGGAGATTGAAATCGATATTGAACCAACAGATAAG gtggAGAGAATAaaggagagagtagaggagaaggaaGGGATCCCCCCACAGCAGCAGAGACTTATCTACAGTGGGAAGCAGAT GAACGATGAGAAGACGGCTGCAGATTACAAAATTCAAGGCGGGTCAGTGTTGCATCTGGTCCTGGCCTTGAGAGGAGGGCTGGAGGGGCGATGA
- the LOC121305264 gene encoding uncharacterized protein C14orf93 homolog isoform X2 gives MSFSATILFTPPPANGGVATAASSSGSVTALETERTATAMPITVSGRGLALSSTEELLHLIYQKVDQACSSADSALALARQNHQILSELRGSVAALSRGQGSPDNTLLAGTAEQGEEEELRLKQEVRSPPPDRRMPSPRRSGQGFPGRGRAAGSTEQQAGSVGMATEEFQLDRLLIAPSQCSVYPEAPPQTSHASPQVTFQHCGLSSHPNAILHSNKTSSQTSVHNHALLVSNGGAVQSPNLNGTAGKITLPSMDRSLLIGTSVPKVNPNSNLLVHANRSAGQGPHASHRVMKTGLRNVGLSAEAQFRGRPGGALGGLEEVPKNPPHPSYVLDGRWRLVGRGASPQSGHTNAAGAVGSTGSARKSPSCSAVLGGTGTPSAASVVGRGAAQRPVPGLGGLGASQHSAGRKRRKRDVVLSKWVHDIHNHDSNTKRFNGSESLHSSWNMSVVKYLVEKLRAALHGSPQRYSDKELKGPCVAYFLTKRREYRNALNPYQSLKEREEKKLRSRRYRLFAYRSSIVSQFPLSDQRLWEEEGVTEELMSDEEDSQSEPGVWVARSPRFRSPRLSELILRINSSSKPGLKQRRKYGPESDRLPSREGLTGRGGDEGEGESYSDRLPSREGLTGRGGGEGESFSDRLTLTGGGDQGPGIIIIGENGQYCEKTEVKREGED, from the exons ATGTCTTTCAGCGCCACCATTCTGTTTACCCCGCCCCCTGCCAATGGGGGCGTGGCCACAGCAGCCAGTAGCAGTGGGAGTGTCACCGCCTTGGAGACGGAACGCACGGCAACAGCCATGCCCATTACAGTGAGTGGCCGTGGCCTGGCACTGTCCAGCACAGAGGAACTTCTTCATCTCATATATCAAAAG GTGGACCAGGCCTGCTCCAGTGCGGACAGCGCTCTTGCCCTGGCCCGGCAGAACCACCAGATCCTGTCAGAACTGAGAGGGAGCGTGGCCGCCCTGAGCAGAGGACAGGGGTCACCCGACAACACGCTGCTGGCCGGCACAGCCGAgcaaggggaggaggaggagctgaggCTGAAACAGGAAGTGAGGTCTCCGCCGCCAGATAGGAGGATGCCGTCTCCGAGGAGAAGTGGGCAGGGCTTTCCTGGAAGGGGCAGGGCAGCCGGGTCCACTGAGCAGCAAGCAGGCAGCGTGGGT ATGGCCACAGAAGAATTTCAGTTGGACAGGTTACTAATTGCCCCCTCGCAGTGCTCAGTGTACCCTGAAGCCCCCCCCCAGACCTCCCACGCCAGCCCCCAGGTCACCTTCCAGCACTGCGGGCTGTCCAGCCACCCCAACGCCATCCTGCACTCCAACAAAACCAGCTCTCAGACCAGCGTACACAACCACGCCCTGCTCGTCAGCAATGGAGGGGCGGTTCAGAGTCCGAATCTCAACGGGACGGCCGGTAAAATCACTCTGCCCAGCATGGACCGCTCCCTGCTAATAGGCACCTCTGTGCCGAAAGTAAACCCCAACTCGAACCTCCTTGTCCACGCAAACCGGAGCGCCGGGCAGGGTCCGCATGCCAGCCACCGCGTGATGAAAACCGGCCTCAGAAACGTTGGCCTTTCTGCAGAGGCCCAGTTCAGGGGCAGGCCAGGGGGGGCTCTGGGGGGTCTGGAAGAAGTCCCCAAAAATCCCCCCCACCCCTCGTACGTCCTGGACGGAAGGTGGCGTCTCGTAGGACGCGGGGCGAGCCCTCAGTCTGGCCACACCAACGCTGCCGGCGCTGTAGGGTCCACGGGCTCCGCCAGGAAGAGTCCCAGTTGTTCTGCTGTACTGGGAGGCACTGGGACCCCCTCTGCTGCGTCGGTGGTTGGGAGGGGGGCAGCCCAGCGGCCGGTGCCCGGACTGGGAGGACTGGGAGCCAGCCAACACTCCGCTGGGAGGAAGAGAAGGAAACGAGATGTGGTGCTTTCT AAATGGGTGCACGACATTCACAACCACGACTCCAACACCAAGAGGTTCAACGGGTCAGAGAG CCTGCATTCCTCATGGAATATGTCAGTGGTGAAGTACCTGGTTGAGAAGCTCAGGGCTGCCCTTCACGGCAGCCCCCAGCGCTACAGTGACAAGGAGCTCAAAG GTCCGTGTGTGGCATATTTCCTGACTAAGAGACGCGAGTATCGCAACGCTCTGAACCCGTACCAGAGCCTGAAGGAGCGCGAGGAGAAGAAACTGAGGAGCCGTCGATACAGG ctctTTGCCTATCGCTCCTCGATTGTCTCTCAGTTCCCTCTGTCCGACCAGAGGCTGTGGGAGGAGGAGGGCGTGACCGAGGAGCTGATGTCAGACGAGGAGGACAGCCAATCGGAGCCTGGCGTGTGGGTGGCCCGCTCCCCAAGGTTCCGCTCGCCCCGCCTCTCAGAACTCATCCTACGAATCAACAGCAGCTCCAAACCGGGCCTGAAGCAGCGACGCAAATACGGACCAGAATCGGACAGGCTGCCCTCCAGGGAGGGGCtgacagggaggggaggggatgagggggagggggagagctaCTCGGATAGGCTGCCCTCCAGGGAGGGGCtaacagggaggggagggggcgaGGGGGAGAGCTTCTCCGACAGGCTGACCCTTACAGGGGGAGGCGACCAGGGTCCTGGGATAATCATTATAGGTGAAAACGGACAGTATTGTGAAAAGACTGAggtgaagagagagggagaggattga
- the LOC121305264 gene encoding uncharacterized protein C14orf93-like isoform X1, with protein sequence MSFSATILFTPPPANGGVATAASSSGSVTALETERTATAMPITVSGRGLALSSTEELLHLIYQKVDQACSSADSALALARQNHQILSELRGSVAALSRGQGSPDNTLLAGTAEQGEEEELRLKQEVRSPPPDRRMPSPRRSGQGFPGRGRAAGSTEQQAGSVGQMATEEFQLDRLLIAPSQCSVYPEAPPQTSHASPQVTFQHCGLSSHPNAILHSNKTSSQTSVHNHALLVSNGGAVQSPNLNGTAGKITLPSMDRSLLIGTSVPKVNPNSNLLVHANRSAGQGPHASHRVMKTGLRNVGLSAEAQFRGRPGGALGGLEEVPKNPPHPSYVLDGRWRLVGRGASPQSGHTNAAGAVGSTGSARKSPSCSAVLGGTGTPSAASVVGRGAAQRPVPGLGGLGASQHSAGRKRRKRDVVLSKWVHDIHNHDSNTKRFNGSESLHSSWNMSVVKYLVEKLRAALHGSPQRYSDKELKGPCVAYFLTKRREYRNALNPYQSLKEREEKKLRSRRYRLFAYRSSIVSQFPLSDQRLWEEEGVTEELMSDEEDSQSEPGVWVARSPRFRSPRLSELILRINSSSKPGLKQRRKYGPESDRLPSREGLTGRGGDEGEGESYSDRLPSREGLTGRGGGEGESFSDRLTLTGGGDQGPGIIIIGENGQYCEKTEVKREGED encoded by the exons ATGTCTTTCAGCGCCACCATTCTGTTTACCCCGCCCCCTGCCAATGGGGGCGTGGCCACAGCAGCCAGTAGCAGTGGGAGTGTCACCGCCTTGGAGACGGAACGCACGGCAACAGCCATGCCCATTACAGTGAGTGGCCGTGGCCTGGCACTGTCCAGCACAGAGGAACTTCTTCATCTCATATATCAAAAG GTGGACCAGGCCTGCTCCAGTGCGGACAGCGCTCTTGCCCTGGCCCGGCAGAACCACCAGATCCTGTCAGAACTGAGAGGGAGCGTGGCCGCCCTGAGCAGAGGACAGGGGTCACCCGACAACACGCTGCTGGCCGGCACAGCCGAgcaaggggaggaggaggagctgaggCTGAAACAGGAAGTGAGGTCTCCGCCGCCAGATAGGAGGATGCCGTCTCCGAGGAGAAGTGGGCAGGGCTTTCCTGGAAGGGGCAGGGCAGCCGGGTCCACTGAGCAGCAAGCAGGCAGCGTGGGT CAGATGGCCACAGAAGAATTTCAGTTGGACAGGTTACTAATTGCCCCCTCGCAGTGCTCAGTGTACCCTGAAGCCCCCCCCCAGACCTCCCACGCCAGCCCCCAGGTCACCTTCCAGCACTGCGGGCTGTCCAGCCACCCCAACGCCATCCTGCACTCCAACAAAACCAGCTCTCAGACCAGCGTACACAACCACGCCCTGCTCGTCAGCAATGGAGGGGCGGTTCAGAGTCCGAATCTCAACGGGACGGCCGGTAAAATCACTCTGCCCAGCATGGACCGCTCCCTGCTAATAGGCACCTCTGTGCCGAAAGTAAACCCCAACTCGAACCTCCTTGTCCACGCAAACCGGAGCGCCGGGCAGGGTCCGCATGCCAGCCACCGCGTGATGAAAACCGGCCTCAGAAACGTTGGCCTTTCTGCAGAGGCCCAGTTCAGGGGCAGGCCAGGGGGGGCTCTGGGGGGTCTGGAAGAAGTCCCCAAAAATCCCCCCCACCCCTCGTACGTCCTGGACGGAAGGTGGCGTCTCGTAGGACGCGGGGCGAGCCCTCAGTCTGGCCACACCAACGCTGCCGGCGCTGTAGGGTCCACGGGCTCCGCCAGGAAGAGTCCCAGTTGTTCTGCTGTACTGGGAGGCACTGGGACCCCCTCTGCTGCGTCGGTGGTTGGGAGGGGGGCAGCCCAGCGGCCGGTGCCCGGACTGGGAGGACTGGGAGCCAGCCAACACTCCGCTGGGAGGAAGAGAAGGAAACGAGATGTGGTGCTTTCT AAATGGGTGCACGACATTCACAACCACGACTCCAACACCAAGAGGTTCAACGGGTCAGAGAG CCTGCATTCCTCATGGAATATGTCAGTGGTGAAGTACCTGGTTGAGAAGCTCAGGGCTGCCCTTCACGGCAGCCCCCAGCGCTACAGTGACAAGGAGCTCAAAG GTCCGTGTGTGGCATATTTCCTGACTAAGAGACGCGAGTATCGCAACGCTCTGAACCCGTACCAGAGCCTGAAGGAGCGCGAGGAGAAGAAACTGAGGAGCCGTCGATACAGG ctctTTGCCTATCGCTCCTCGATTGTCTCTCAGTTCCCTCTGTCCGACCAGAGGCTGTGGGAGGAGGAGGGCGTGACCGAGGAGCTGATGTCAGACGAGGAGGACAGCCAATCGGAGCCTGGCGTGTGGGTGGCCCGCTCCCCAAGGTTCCGCTCGCCCCGCCTCTCAGAACTCATCCTACGAATCAACAGCAGCTCCAAACCGGGCCTGAAGCAGCGACGCAAATACGGACCAGAATCGGACAGGCTGCCCTCCAGGGAGGGGCtgacagggaggggaggggatgagggggagggggagagctaCTCGGATAGGCTGCCCTCCAGGGAGGGGCtaacagggaggggagggggcgaGGGGGAGAGCTTCTCCGACAGGCTGACCCTTACAGGGGGAGGCGACCAGGGTCCTGGGATAATCATTATAGGTGAAAACGGACAGTATTGTGAAAAGACTGAggtgaagagagagggagaggattga